Within the Mycobacterium gordonae genome, the region ACGGCTGGGAGTGCCAGCGGGCGATGGAAGTGGCCAACAACGTGATCGTCGACGTCAACGCCTGCGGCTATCAGATCACCGACCAGGGCGGCCAGATCGCCGACAAGATCGTCGCCAAGGTCAACAAGGAGAAGTAGCCGTCCGACCGGGCTTACCCGGACAGGTCGGGTCCCTCGGCGCGCAGGTCGTCGACTGCCGACATGGCGTCGCGCAGCTTGGCCAGCCACTCCTGCGTGTGCTCGCCGACCAGCTTGACCGACCAGGCCAGCGCGTCGGCGCGCGATCGTGCGATGCCCGCGTCGACCAACGTGTCGAGTACCTGACGTTCCGGTTGCTTGAGGCGTGTCATGACCGGCACGGCGATGTGGGTGAACAAGATCCGCTCGCCGTTCACCTCGACGCCCCAGGAGACCTTGCGACCGTAGCGGTCCTGCGCCTCTTCGGCGATGGCCATCCGCTCCGGCCGGGTCTCTTCGCGGAAGCGCGAGACCCGCCCCTCGGCACGAGCAGAGCTCTCGTCGGCGTCCGTTGGCAGCGTGCCGACGACGGTGATTTCCTCGCGATCGACGATGACCGTCGGGTCGCCGTCGAACCATGCTTCGGGAAGGCGGCCGGCGAACCACTCGGGCGCGCCGCTGGCATCGGGTTGCTCGGCCTGCTGCCAGCCGCCGGGGCGCCCGTGGCGGCGCCCGTGATGATGATGAAGTTTCATGATTACATGATTACACCGTTACATTCGTATCGGTGTAAGTTTCGCTCCCGGCGAAACTTGCTCCCTGCGGCGAGCACTTGCTCCGGACTGCCGGAAACCGTTGCCATCGGTCACTGGCAGTTGTATTTTTAGGAGCGAAGCAGGCCCGGAAGTGACCGAATATCAAGCGCCGGAAGAAGGGTGAAAAACGGCCGCGTAAGACCCGCAGTAGTCGAGTCGACAACGCCCCCGCGAGTCACGCCGGGCCTGCCCATGCGTCCCGGGCCTTCCCGCCGAGTTGAGACGCCGCCCGCTTTGCCGGAGAACGCAACAACTCCCCAAATGAGCGCCTAGAGCGCGCTCACGCTTGTCAGGGGCGGCGGACCCGGAAGAGTTTGACTTCACTCTTGATGCCTTTGAGCCGTCGGGCGCCCGCGAAAGACCACTGGAACCCGGCATCCTCGCCGATGGCCTCGCAGACCGCATCGGTCGCCAGCACGGTGCCCGGGCGCGCGACCCCGGTGACCCGACTGGCCGCGTTGACCGGACTGCCGAACCAGTCACCGGCCCGGCTCACCGCCATGCCCTTGGCGACACCGGCCCGCAGCCTGGGAAAGTCGTTGTCGTTGTCCACCGTGTCGACCAGCTTGAGGACCGTGTCCAGCAACGGAGCCGGCTCGGGGCAGACCAACATCACCGCGTCACCGATCGTCTTGATGAACCGCACCGGCGGAACGGTCAGGTCGCGGGCCAGGTCGGCCAGTCGCCCCGCGAGCAGACTCAGCTCCTCGGCCGAGACCACCTCGCCCAACTTGGTGAACCCCACGAGATCGGCGAAGGCGACCGCGACCGATCGGGCTCCCGGCAGTGGCTTGCCGGCCGCGCGCTCGGCGGCGTTGACGGCTTCGGTCTCCATCATGTGGCGCAACTGCAGGAACAGCATCTGGTGGATCATCGGGCCGAGTAACGGCGCGATCCGGCCGATCAGCACCTGGGATCCCTGCGCGATCTGCACTTCGGAGGCACCCGGTCGGATGATCGCGGCCAGGGCGGTGAACCGCATGACTTCGGCCGCATGGGACAGGCCTTCGGCGAGCACGCGCACCACACCCACCACCTGATCGGGGTTGAGCCCCAGGTCGACGAAGCGCTGGGCGAACGCGGCCGCCTCGCCGTCGGCCCGCATGTGCACGACCGCGTCCGGATCGTCCACCCGGGCCAATCCGATGGCGCGCTGCACCCGCTGCAGCAGGTCCAGGTCGATGCCGTACGTCTCGCTGATCTCCCGCGCCGAAACGTAGGTGCCGTCGTCGCCGATGAGGCGGCGGGACGCCAGCAACAGCGGCGGATTGGTCGTCGCGATCTCCTCGGCGCTGATGCCCTGTTCGAGCAACCAGCGGACCAGGTCAGCGCGCTCAGCGCGCGCTTGGCCTGCGAGTCCGTCGAGCAGGTCGTCGAGATCCGGGGCGTCCGCGTGATCGGCCACGTCGTCCACGTTAGAGCCCGGGCTGCGCCATGATGTGAGGTGATGGCCGAACCGCTGCTCGACGGGCTCCCACCGGTGATCGACGGCCGGGCCCAGGTGTTGATCCTGGGCTCCTTCCCCAGTGTCCGCTCGCTTCTCGACGGCCGGTACTACGCCAATCCGCGCAATGCCTTCTGGTCGATCGCCGCGGAACTGTTCGGGTTCGACTGTACTGCAACATATTCCGAACGGCTGGCGGCACTGCAAGCGCAGCGGGTGGCGCTGTGGGATGTGTTGCGCAGCTGCCGCCGAGCCGGCAGCGCGGACGCCGCGATCGACCCGAAGACCCTGGTGGTCAACGACTTCGACTGGTTGTTCGACACCTACCCGGGGATCGCCCGGGTGTACTTCAACGGCGCGGCGGCGGCCGGTCTGTTCGAACGGCTGAGCCGGCACCCGGCACCGGTGACGTCTCGCCGCCTGCCCTCGACCAGTCCGGCACATGCGATCCCGCGGGCGGCGAAACTGACCGCCTGGGCCGTGCTGACCGAGGCTGGCTCATGACGCCGGCGGCCGCCGGTGTGCCCACGGCCGGGCGGCTTCGATCTGCGCGGACAACGACAGCAACGTCGCCTCGTCGTACGGACGGCCGACCAGTTGCACTGACATGGGCAGCCCGTCGTCATCGAAATCCCACGGCACCACGGCTGCGGGCTGGCCGGTCAGATTCCAGATCTGCTGATACGGGACGCGTTGAGCCACAAGCAGTAACGTGGACACACCACCCCGCCGTTGGTAGGCGCCGATGCGGGACGGTCCGGCCGCGGTGCCCGGGGTGATGACCACGTCGACGTCGTCGAAGATCGATTGAATCCGGGTGCTCAAACCGGTTTCGGCGGTTCGCAACGCGGCCATCGTTCGATCGGAGAAGAACGAACCGAGACGGGCGATGGAGCGGGTGCGCCTTTCTAGTCGCTCCGGGTGGGCCATGGCGTCCGCGTCGTCGCTGATGCCCCGCAGAAACCGGGGCAGGTAGTTCGCATACAGCGAGGCCGGGTATACCGGGTCGCGCTCGATCACCTCATGTCCGAGATCGCGCAGCAACGCCCCGGCCTGCTCGACCGCGGTCACCTGTGCCTTGCCGACCCGCACGGGCATGGGGGTAGGTACCTTGGTGCTCAACGCAATTCGCAGCTGACCGGGCGGGCGTGCGGCAGCGGCGGCGAACTCGCCTTCGGGGCCGGGCACGGTATTCGTCGCGTCGAGAAGCAACGCCGCGTCGAGTACCGAACGTGTGATCGGCCCGTTGACGCTCAGACCCTGCCATGCGTCGTCGTGCGGTTCCAACGAGATCCGGTCACGCTGTGGTTTCAGCCCGAACACCCCGCACCAGGTGGCCGGGATCCGGATCGAGCCGCCGCCGTCGGAGCCCAGGGCCAACGGCGCCAGGCCCGCCGCGACCGCGGCAGCGCTGCCGCCACTACTGCCGCCGGGTGTGCGTCGGGGATTCCAGGGATTGCGGGTCACGCCGAAGGTCAGCGACTCGGTGAATGGCATGATCATCAGCTCCGGCACCGAGGTCTTGCCGATGATCACCGCGCCCGCCGCGCGTAGCCGGCGCACCACCTCGGCGTCATCGGTGACGGCCGGTCCGTGTCCGCCGCTGCCGTACGTGGTCACCTCTCCGGCGACGTCGACATCGTCCTTGATCGCTATCGGCACACCCAGCAGTGGCCGCCGCTCGCCGGCGTCGAGCCGTTGCTGGGCGGTCTCGGCTTCCGCGCGCGCCCCGTCATAGCGCACCACCCGGTAGCAGCGCAGCTCGCTGTCGAGCTTCTCGATCCGTTCCAGATAGAGCTCGAGGAGCACCGGGGCGTCGATGACACCGTCGGCGAGCAGTCGCGCCAGTTCGGCCACACCGGCGAACGCGAGATCGCGAGGGTCCACCGCCGCAGCGTATCTCGCTGATGTCTGCCGGGGGCGCTCATGGCGGTGACGCGCGTCGGCAGCACGCGCCGAACGTGAACTGACGGCCAACAATCGGCCGAATTCTCGCCACGGTTGCACGTTCGGCGACCAAGCGCGAGCCAAGTACCGTGGCGAGATGTCCTGCGTATTCTGCGCGATCGCAGCCGGCGAAGCCCCGGCCATCCGGATCCACGAAGACGACAGCTATCTGGCGATCCTCGACATCCGGCCCTTCACCCGCGGCCACACTTTGGTGATTCCCAAGAACCACACCGTCGACCTCGACGACACCCCGCCGCAGACGCTGGCCGGCATGATCGCCCTCGGCCAGCGCGTCGCCCGGGCGGCCAAGTCGACCGACCTGGCCGACGCGACCAACATCGGCATCAACGACGGCCGCGCCGCCTTTCAGACCGTTTTCCATATTCACCTGCACGTGCTGCCGCGGCGCGACGGCGACAAACTCTCGGTGGCCAAGGGCATGCTGGTGCGCCGGGATCCCGACCGCGAGGGCACAGCGCGGATCCTGCGTGACGCGCTGGCCCGCATCGACACGAGCGGTTAGCCGCGACCGAGGCGTCAGACCCGCGCCGGCAGCGCCGGCAGCGGTTTATCCTGTTTGGGCGTGCGGTGAAGCTCCTAGGTCCTTCGCCTGCGGAGAATGCATGTGCGAGCTGGAGCCACGAATGAAGCGCTGGGCGGGGATGCGGTGCCCGTTCACTGGACTGACCGTCCGGGTCACCGGTGCCGTCGTCGGCGGTTACAGCCTGGCTGCGGCGCTGGTCATCGCGTCCTCGGTCTGGGGTTGGCAAGGCCCCTACGCCACCCGTCCGGCCGTGCAAGTGGTGACCGTGCTCTGTCTGACGTTTTCTGCCACCTGCGCCTGCCGGGCGGCGCGGCACTCGCTCGGACGCCGCCGGTTCGGCTGGGCGGCGTTGGTGGTGGCACTGGCCGGTTGGGCCGCCGGGGAGATCATCTGGTCGGTGTACGACGTGCGCTCCGAGTTCGAACACGCCAGTCACCCCGCCGACGCGGAGATTGTGCTGCTGCTGTATCCGCTCGGGGTCTTCGCCGCGATGCTGTTGCTGTCCAATCCGCCCGGTGGTCACAACCTCTGGCGGCTGGTGCTGGACGGCGTCATCGTATCGATGTCGCTGTGGGTGGCCTCCTGGGTGTTCGTACTCGACAAGCTGCTGAAGACCGACAGCAGCTCCCGGCTGGTGACGGTGGCGCATGTCAGCGCCGACGTCGTCCTCATGACGAGCGCAATTCTGCTGTTGTCGAGAAATCGTCCCGGTAGGAGGCGCAGCGTCAACCTGTTCGCCAGTGGTGTAGCGACGATCATGCTCGCCGACATGCTGGTGCTGTTCCAGACCGGGATCGGCAGCTACCACACCGGTGACCTGGTCGATGTGAGCCGGGTGGCCGGGCTGGGCCTGATGGCGCTGGCCGGTCTGGTCAGCGTCCAGGAGCCGACGGTAGTGAACATGAGTCCGGAAATCACGTCCCACACCCGGCTGTGGCTGCCCTACCTGCCGTTGTTGCTGGCCGCCGCCCTCGGGTTGGGGCACGCGGTGCGCTTCATGCGGCACGGGCCGTTGGTGGTGGGGTTGGGCATTCTGGTCGCCGCGGTGCTGGCGCGCCAGTTCGTGGTGCTGGTCGAAAACCAGGGCCTGTTGACCGAAGTGGCCGAAGAGGCTTTCCGGGACAGTTTGACCGGCCTGGCCAACCGCGCCAACTTCCTGCACAAGTTGGAGCGGGCTCTCGCCCAGCGTCGGGAAGACTCCGAGCCGATCGCCGTCATGTGCCTCGACCTCGACAACTTCAAGTCGGTCAACGACGCACTCGGCCATCCGGCGGGTGACGAACTGCTGGTCCGGGTCGCCGGCCGGCTCAGCACCACACTGGGCGATCAGGGCACCGTCGCGCGGCTCGGTGGCGACGAATTCGCGGTACTCATCGAAGGTCCGGTCGAGGAATCGCACGCGGCAGC harbors:
- a CDS encoding adenylate/guanylate cyclase domain-containing protein, which gives rise to MADHADAPDLDDLLDGLAGQARAERADLVRWLLEQGISAEEIATTNPPLLLASRRLIGDDGTYVSAREISETYGIDLDLLQRVQRAIGLARVDDPDAVVHMRADGEAAAFAQRFVDLGLNPDQVVGVVRVLAEGLSHAAEVMRFTALAAIIRPGASEVQIAQGSQVLIGRIAPLLGPMIHQMLFLQLRHMMETEAVNAAERAAGKPLPGARSVAVAFADLVGFTKLGEVVSAEELSLLAGRLADLARDLTVPPVRFIKTIGDAVMLVCPEPAPLLDTVLKLVDTVDNDNDFPRLRAGVAKGMAVSRAGDWFGSPVNAASRVTGVARPGTVLATDAVCEAIGEDAGFQWSFAGARRLKGIKSEVKLFRVRRP
- a CDS encoding DNA-deoxyinosine glycosylase, coding for MAEPLLDGLPPVIDGRAQVLILGSFPSVRSLLDGRYYANPRNAFWSIAAELFGFDCTATYSERLAALQAQRVALWDVLRSCRRAGSADAAIDPKTLVVNDFDWLFDTYPGIARVYFNGAAAAGLFERLSRHPAPVTSRRLPSTSPAHAIPRAAKLTAWAVLTEAGS
- a CDS encoding amidase, translated to MDPRDLAFAGVAELARLLADGVIDAPVLLELYLERIEKLDSELRCYRVVRYDGARAEAETAQQRLDAGERRPLLGVPIAIKDDVDVAGEVTTYGSGGHGPAVTDDAEVVRRLRAAGAVIIGKTSVPELMIMPFTESLTFGVTRNPWNPRRTPGGSSGGSAAAVAAGLAPLALGSDGGGSIRIPATWCGVFGLKPQRDRISLEPHDDAWQGLSVNGPITRSVLDAALLLDATNTVPGPEGEFAAAAARPPGQLRIALSTKVPTPMPVRVGKAQVTAVEQAGALLRDLGHEVIERDPVYPASLYANYLPRFLRGISDDADAMAHPERLERRTRSIARLGSFFSDRTMAALRTAETGLSTRIQSIFDDVDVVITPGTAAGPSRIGAYQRRGGVSTLLLVAQRVPYQQIWNLTGQPAAVVPWDFDDDGLPMSVQLVGRPYDEATLLSLSAQIEAARPWAHRRPPAS
- a CDS encoding HIT family protein, encoding MSCVFCAIAAGEAPAIRIHEDDSYLAILDIRPFTRGHTLVIPKNHTVDLDDTPPQTLAGMIALGQRVARAAKSTDLADATNIGINDGRAAFQTVFHIHLHVLPRRDGDKLSVAKGMLVRRDPDREGTARILRDALARIDTSG